The Hyphomicrobium sp. 99 genome contains the following window.
AGCGTGAGCTCCAAGAGCAGGTCATCGTCATGATCGCGCGGCGCCAGCCGCTTGCCAACGATCTTCGCCACATCATGACCGTCATCAAGGTCGCGGCCGATCTCGAACGCATCGGCGATCTTGCGAAGAACATCGCCAAGCGTGCTCTTGCAATCGCCGACGAGCCCTATCCGAAGCCGTTGATGACCGGCATGCGCCACATGACCGAGATGGTGCAGACCCAGCTCCGCGACGTCCTCGATGCGCTGTCCGCGCTCGACGCCGAGAAAGCGATGCAGGTCTGGCGCGATGATCAGCAGGTCGACGCCATGTACAATTCGCTGTTCCGCGAATTGCTGACGTACATGATGGAAGATCCGCGCAATATCGGCATCTGCACGCACTTCCTGTTCGGCGCCAAGAACATCGAGCGCATCGGCGACCACACGACCAACATCGCCGA
Protein-coding sequences here:
- the phoU gene encoding phosphate signaling complex protein PhoU translates to MSEHTVKSYEDELRLLDRRIAQMGGYAEKLLVQAMDALERRDPKLAEKAVSDDVMIDQLERELQEQVIVMIARRQPLANDLRHIMTVIKVAADLERIGDLAKNIAKRALAIADEPYPKPLMTGMRHMTEMVQTQLRDVLDALSALDAEKAMQVWRDDQQVDAMYNSLFRELLTYMMEDPRNIGICTHFLFGAKNIERIGDHTTNIAENVYYLVHGVPIADDRPKGDKTSSTLITPRQ